One Phaseolus vulgaris cultivar G19833 chromosome 2, P. vulgaris v2.0, whole genome shotgun sequence DNA window includes the following coding sequences:
- the LOC137812600 gene encoding gamma carbonic anhydrase-like 2, mitochondrial, producing MANLARFSKRALRSAHSLARHAQPQPQPQPQLLAAERGFATEAAKSITPSPDRVKWDYRGQRKIIPLGQWLPKVAVDAYVAPNVVLAGQVTVWDGASVWPGCVLRGDLNKISIGFSSNVQERSVIHAAWSSPTGLPADTSIERYVTIGAYSLLRSCTIEPECIIGQHSILMEGSLVETQSILEAGSVVPPGRRIPTGELWAGNPARFVRTLTHEEILEIPKLAVAINDLSRDHYSEFLPYSTVYLEVEKFKKSLGISV from the exons ATGGCGAATCTAGCACGCTTCTCCAAGCGAGCCCTACGAAGCGCACACTCGCTCGCAAGGCATGCGCAACCGCAGCCTCAGCCTCAGCCTCAGCTACTGGCCGCGGAACGCGGTTTCGCGACGGAGGCGGCGAAATCGATTACTCCGTCGCCGGATCGTGTGAAGTGGGACTACCGAGGGCAGAGGAAGATAATCCCGTTGGGTCAGTGGCTACCGAAAGTGGCAGTGGATGCTTACGTGGCACCCAACGTGGTCCTCGCCGGCCAAGTCACCGTGTGGGACGGAGCCTCAGTTTGGCCTGGTTGCGTTCTCCGCGGCGATCTCAACAAGATCAGCATCGGATTCTCCTCCAACGTTCAGGAGCGCTCCGTAATTCACGCCGCATGGTCTTCTCCAACAG GCCTTCCGGCTGACACTTCAATAGAGAGGTACGTGACAATTGGGGCATACAGTCTTTTGAGGTCATGTACTATTGAGCCAGAGTGCATTATTGGGCAGCACTCCATCCTAATGGAAGGTTCATTGGTGGAGACACAGTCAATTCTTGAAGCTGGGTCAGTAGTTCCACCAGGAAGGCGAATTCCGACCGGTGAACTCTGGGCAGGAAATCCAGCCAGGTTTGTGAGGACTTTGACCCATGAGGAAATCTTAGAAATCCCTAAACTTGCAGTTGCTATAAATGATCTGAGCAGAGACCATTACTCAGAGTTCCTTCCTTACTCCACCGTATATTTGGAGGTTGAGAAGTTTAAGAAGTCCTTGGGTATTTCTGTTTGA
- the LOC137812601 gene encoding uncharacterized protein, whose protein sequence is MADWGPVIIAVVLFVLLSPGLLFQIPSRGRIAEFGNMQTSGASILVHAVIYFGLITIFLIAIGVHIYTG, encoded by the coding sequence ATGGCTGATTGGGGCCCGGTGATCATCGCAGTGGTGCTGTTCGTGCTCTTAAGCCCGGGCCTTCTCTTCCAGATACCATCCAGGGGAAGAATCGCGGAGTTTGGCAACATGCAAACCAGTGGAGCCTCCATTTTGGTTCACGCCGTCATCTACTTCGGTCTCATCACCATCTTCCTCATTGCCATCGGCGTTCACATCTACACCGGCTAA